In Rathayibacter sp. VKM Ac-2762, one DNA window encodes the following:
- a CDS encoding SDR family oxidoreductase translates to MRIVIVGGSGLIGRRLVELLRGAGHDVLAASPSTGVDTVTGAGVREAFAGADVVVDIPNSPSFADGPVMEFFRTSTLTIAEEAERAGIGHHVVLSIVGADRMPDIGYMRAKVAQEDIVKESGTPYTIVRATQFFEFIAGIAEGTADDTVVRLSPVLMQPIAASDVSEVLAEVATRAPADATWELAGPEALPIVELGRRVLAKAGDTREIVEDPAVGYYGGNVDDRSLTPGHDPALAHRLAETTLEEWLVR, encoded by the coding sequence ATGAGAATCGTCATCGTCGGAGGATCCGGACTCATCGGCAGGAGACTGGTCGAGCTGCTGCGCGGAGCAGGGCACGACGTCCTCGCCGCGTCCCCCTCGACCGGCGTCGACACGGTGACGGGTGCCGGTGTCCGCGAGGCCTTCGCCGGCGCGGACGTCGTCGTGGACATCCCCAATTCGCCGTCCTTCGCCGACGGGCCGGTCATGGAGTTCTTCCGGACCTCGACCCTCACCATCGCCGAGGAGGCCGAGCGCGCCGGCATCGGACACCACGTGGTGCTCTCCATCGTCGGCGCCGACCGCATGCCCGACATCGGCTACATGCGCGCCAAGGTCGCTCAGGAGGACATCGTCAAGGAGAGCGGCACCCCGTACACGATCGTCCGCGCCACCCAGTTCTTCGAGTTCATCGCCGGAATCGCGGAGGGGACCGCGGACGACACCGTCGTCCGCCTGTCCCCGGTGCTCATGCAGCCGATCGCAGCATCGGACGTCTCGGAGGTCCTCGCGGAGGTCGCGACCAGGGCGCCCGCCGACGCGACCTGGGAGCTGGCCGGACCCGAGGCCCTCCCGATCGTCGAGCTCGGCCGCCGCGTGCTCGCGAAGGCCGGCGACACCCGCGAGATCGTGGAGGACCCGGCGGTCGGCTACTACGGCGGGAACGTCGACGACCGGTCCCTGACGCCGGGCCACGACCCCGCCCTCGCT
- a CDS encoding RNA polymerase sigma-70 factor has translation MDDQSDVDRVVASFMGARPRMFGIAYRMLGSVSQAEDVLQEVWIRWQGTDTDAIREPVAFLTTATTRIAINVLQSARHRRETYIGPWLPEPVDTSSDPALGAERGEALEMAVLLLLEKLTPTERAAYVLREAFDYPYDRIADIVRISPAGARQLVSRARKHLGEERSRSVPDQQRRRLLDAFVSAARRGDMDALEQLFDEDIVSVSDGGGVVRASRIPVAGRGRVAAFVRAFAPRFWTDVAVHPVDVNGESAVALTRAGEGRPFAVVTIVTSDTGISRLLWLMNPHKLTGMPDQVAG, from the coding sequence GTGGACGATCAGTCGGATGTGGACAGGGTGGTGGCGTCCTTCATGGGTGCGCGGCCGAGAATGTTCGGGATCGCCTACCGCATGCTGGGCAGCGTCTCCCAGGCCGAGGACGTCCTGCAGGAGGTGTGGATCCGATGGCAGGGGACCGACACCGACGCGATCCGGGAGCCCGTCGCCTTCCTGACCACGGCGACCACGCGCATCGCCATCAACGTGCTGCAGTCGGCCCGGCATCGCCGGGAGACCTACATCGGCCCCTGGCTCCCCGAGCCGGTGGACACCTCCAGCGACCCCGCTCTCGGAGCGGAACGGGGGGAGGCGCTCGAGATGGCGGTGCTCCTGCTGCTCGAGAAGCTCACCCCCACCGAGCGCGCCGCCTACGTCCTCCGCGAGGCGTTCGACTACCCCTACGACCGCATCGCCGACATCGTCCGCATCTCCCCGGCCGGCGCGCGTCAGCTGGTGAGCCGAGCGCGGAAGCATCTGGGAGAGGAGCGCAGCAGGTCCGTCCCGGATCAGCAGCGACGGCGGCTGCTCGACGCCTTCGTCTCGGCCGCCCGCCGCGGAGACATGGACGCGCTCGAGCAGCTGTTCGACGAGGACATCGTCAGCGTCTCCGACGGCGGCGGCGTCGTCAGGGCGTCGCGCATCCCCGTCGCCGGCCGAGGACGGGTCGCCGCGTTCGTCCGCGCGTTCGCGCCCCGGTTCTGGACGGACGTCGCCGTCCATCCGGTGGACGTCAACGGAGAGAGCGCCGTCGCGCTCACCAGGGCGGGGGAGGGTCGTCCGTTCGCCGTCGTCACCATCGTCACCTCCGACACCGGGATCTCCCGCCTGCTGTGGCTCATGAACCCCCACAAGCTGACGGGGATGCCGGACCAGGTGGCGGGGTGA
- a CDS encoding cytochrome b N-terminal domain-containing protein, translating to MPVERRPGRGVRSGVGRLRRSPAGRLLDGALVTARRRRVPLHWTSVWGVVTAASASVFIASGVFLMVVFVPSSDPTVYDGAYAPMRGREMSEAYASTLRIVFDIPGGLLVRQAHHWSMQLLPASIVLQLLTTFFTGGFRRPRRTGWVLLLLLFVVALVGGWSGYGLPDDMLSGTGLQIVQGITLALPVIGAWASGLLFGGAFPGVIIEHLAVIHFLVVPPLLILLLALRAALAWRRQPAQFPAPGRTEENVVGVPLLPTAVLRLGGLFLLVTGVLLLVSATVTVSPVWLYGPSDPGNASAGSQPDWYTGFLDGALRLVPSGWEFVWLGRTWTLYVLVPLAVVGLFLVAVLAYPFLEEWTSGDHREHHLLQRPRDTPTRTGIGAAGTTFSAVLWGAGSADVMAHRFQLAFEQIILLEQAALLIGPAAAFALTRSVCSALQRSDRDLLLHGRETGRIVRLPGGEFIDVHEPASADERWRILAAEQHDDRLAPEHYSS from the coding sequence ATGCCCGTTGAGCGCCGCCCCGGCCGCGGGGTGAGGAGCGGCGTCGGGCGTCTGCGGCGGAGCCCGGCGGGCCGTCTCCTCGACGGTGCGCTCGTCACGGCGCGGCGCCGACGCGTCCCGCTGCACTGGACGAGCGTCTGGGGAGTCGTCACCGCCGCCTCCGCAAGCGTCTTCATCGCGTCGGGCGTCTTCCTGATGGTCGTGTTCGTGCCGTCCAGCGACCCGACCGTGTACGACGGCGCGTATGCACCGATGCGGGGTCGGGAGATGTCCGAGGCGTACGCGTCCACGCTGCGCATCGTCTTCGACATCCCCGGCGGGCTCCTCGTGCGGCAGGCGCACCACTGGTCGATGCAGCTGCTTCCCGCGTCGATCGTCCTGCAGCTGCTCACGACCTTCTTCACGGGCGGCTTCCGCCGGCCCCGGCGGACCGGATGGGTGCTCCTGCTCCTCCTCTTCGTGGTCGCCCTGGTCGGCGGCTGGAGCGGATACGGCCTGCCCGACGACATGCTCTCCGGCACCGGTCTGCAGATCGTGCAGGGCATTACCCTCGCCCTCCCCGTGATCGGCGCGTGGGCCAGCGGCCTCCTGTTCGGGGGCGCCTTCCCGGGCGTGATCATCGAGCACCTCGCCGTCATCCACTTCCTCGTCGTCCCGCCGCTGCTGATCCTCCTGCTGGCACTCCGCGCCGCGCTCGCGTGGCGGCGGCAGCCGGCGCAGTTCCCCGCTCCGGGACGCACGGAGGAGAACGTCGTCGGTGTGCCGCTCCTCCCGACCGCGGTGCTCCGGCTCGGCGGCCTGTTCCTCCTGGTGACCGGCGTCCTCCTGCTCGTCTCGGCGACGGTGACGGTGAGCCCGGTGTGGCTCTACGGCCCCTCCGATCCGGGGAACGCGTCCGCCGGATCCCAGCCGGACTGGTACACGGGGTTCCTCGACGGAGCACTGCGCCTGGTGCCGTCGGGATGGGAGTTCGTCTGGCTCGGCCGCACCTGGACCCTGTACGTCCTCGTGCCTCTCGCCGTGGTCGGCCTCTTCCTGGTCGCGGTGCTCGCCTACCCCTTCCTCGAGGAGTGGACGAGCGGAGACCACCGCGAGCACCACCTGCTCCAGCGCCCTCGGGACACTCCGACACGCACCGGCATCGGCGCCGCAGGGACGACCTTCTCCGCCGTGCTCTGGGGCGCCGGAAGCGCTGACGTCATGGCGCACCGGTTCCAGCTGGCGTTCGAGCAGATCATCCTGCTCGAGCAGGCGGCCCTTCTCATCGGACCCGCCGCCGCCTTCGCCCTGACCCGCTCGGTCTGCTCCGCTCTGCAGCGTTCGGACAGAGACCTGCTGCTCCACGGCCGCGAGACCGGCCGGATCGTCCGGCTCCCCGGCGGAGAGTTCATCGACGTCCACGAGCCCGCGAGCGCGGATGAGCGGTGGCGCATCCTCGCCGCCGAGCAGCACGACGACCGCCTCGCCCCCGAGCACTACTCTTCCTGA
- a CDS encoding FAD-dependent oxidoreductase: protein MKHILIVGGGYAGFYTAWKLEKKLRRGVAQVTIVDPRPYMTYQPFLPEVAAGSVEPRHVAVSLRSHLRRTRVVAGSVTGIEHAQRRVTVLPEAGEPFVLGYDVIVVTAGAVTRTFPVPGLSTEAIGMKNVEEAVAIRDRLLTAFDRASMLPRGPERARLLTVTFVGGGFSGVEGFGETLALATALLKSYPELSESDLSFHLVEAMGRILPEVTDEPGAWVVRHLERRGGRVHLNTQMLSAEGGHVVLSSGEEFDSDLIVWTAGNASNPVVAKHTDLPVDGRGFIRVRADLRVEDQGRIVPDAWAAGDDAYVPDLASEVPGSRTVPNAQHAVRQGKRMAANLVAVLRGEEPRDYVHHSLGVVATLGLGKGVFQYRGLVITGVVAWMMHRGYHALAVPTWERTIRVLLVWAGAALTGRDIVSLASTTQPRHAFVTGGEPDAR, encoded by the coding sequence GTGAAGCACATCCTCATCGTCGGCGGCGGATACGCCGGTTTCTACACGGCCTGGAAGCTGGAGAAGAAGCTGCGCCGTGGCGTGGCGCAGGTCACCATCGTCGATCCGCGCCCCTACATGACGTACCAGCCGTTCCTGCCGGAGGTGGCGGCGGGATCGGTCGAGCCGCGCCACGTCGCCGTCTCCCTGCGCAGCCACCTCCGCCGCACGCGGGTGGTGGCCGGGTCGGTCACCGGGATCGAGCACGCGCAGCGGCGCGTCACCGTCCTGCCGGAAGCGGGCGAGCCGTTCGTCCTCGGCTACGACGTCATCGTCGTCACGGCCGGCGCCGTCACTCGGACGTTCCCCGTCCCCGGGCTCTCGACCGAGGCCATCGGCATGAAGAACGTCGAGGAGGCGGTGGCCATCCGGGACCGCCTTCTGACGGCGTTCGATCGCGCATCGATGCTGCCCCGGGGGCCGGAGCGCGCGCGCCTGCTCACCGTCACTTTCGTCGGGGGCGGATTCTCCGGCGTCGAGGGCTTCGGCGAGACGCTCGCCCTCGCCACGGCACTGCTGAAGTCGTACCCCGAGCTGTCGGAGTCCGACCTGTCCTTCCACCTCGTCGAGGCGATGGGACGGATCCTCCCGGAGGTCACCGACGAGCCGGGCGCCTGGGTCGTGCGGCACCTCGAACGGCGCGGGGGCCGCGTGCACCTGAACACGCAGATGCTCTCCGCCGAGGGCGGTCACGTGGTGCTGTCCTCGGGGGAGGAGTTCGACTCGGACCTGATCGTCTGGACCGCGGGCAACGCGTCGAATCCGGTGGTCGCGAAGCACACGGACCTGCCGGTCGACGGGCGCGGATTCATCCGGGTCCGGGCGGACCTCCGAGTGGAGGACCAGGGGCGCATCGTCCCTGATGCGTGGGCCGCCGGCGACGACGCGTACGTGCCCGACCTCGCCTCCGAGGTCCCCGGCAGCCGGACCGTGCCCAACGCGCAGCACGCGGTCCGGCAGGGGAAGCGGATGGCCGCGAACCTCGTGGCCGTGCTCCGAGGCGAGGAGCCCCGCGACTACGTGCACCACAGCCTGGGCGTCGTCGCGACCCTGGGCCTCGGGAAGGGCGTCTTCCAGTACAGAGGCCTGGTGATCACGGGCGTCGTCGCCTGGATGATGCACCGCGGCTACCACGCCCTCGCGGTTCCCACCTGGGAGCGGACGATCCGCGTCCTCCTGGTCTGGGCGGGCGCTGCTCTGACCGGCCGGGACATCGTCTCCCTCGCCTCGACCACTCAGCCGCGGCACGCCTTCGTGACCGGCGGTGAGCCGGATGCCCGTTGA
- a CDS encoding MerR family transcriptional regulator has protein sequence MQSFPAPPRQVQIGDAAAFVGVTPRAIRHYHRLGLLPERERGGDGRRRYGYDDIIRLLWIRRLADAGVALEDVRDAFAVAAPAGAEDSADREDEVAGVLARLDDALAAQEEELQRKRASVRRMRTLGGRLGLLDDIVSRRLEGAPEGSLRQADLDTLLVTERMFGPLGAVSQAGRFVVLAADPALRAEADRVDAAEEALDDTVAEDDPRVEQVARERHAFEARLMRVVEESGQLEEDEAIFDAWDEAHPPEDPAPAPDPAQGSRARSAGEIIRSLPYDVSPARLRAMDLAMRLGMEEAPAS, from the coding sequence ATGCAGTCGTTCCCCGCCCCGCCCCGCCAGGTGCAGATCGGCGACGCCGCCGCGTTCGTCGGCGTCACTCCGCGGGCGATCCGCCACTACCACCGGCTCGGCCTGCTCCCCGAGCGCGAGCGGGGCGGAGACGGCCGTCGGCGCTACGGCTACGACGACATCATCCGGCTGCTCTGGATCCGCCGCCTGGCCGACGCCGGGGTCGCACTCGAGGACGTCCGGGACGCCTTCGCCGTCGCAGCCCCGGCCGGCGCCGAGGACAGCGCCGACCGCGAGGACGAGGTCGCGGGTGTCCTCGCGCGGCTGGACGACGCGCTCGCCGCGCAGGAGGAGGAGCTGCAGCGGAAGCGGGCCTCGGTCCGGCGCATGCGGACCCTCGGCGGCCGGCTGGGGCTGCTCGACGACATCGTCTCGCGCCGCCTCGAGGGCGCACCCGAGGGCTCGCTGCGCCAGGCCGACCTCGACACCCTGCTGGTCACCGAGCGGATGTTCGGCCCGCTGGGCGCCGTGTCCCAGGCCGGCCGCTTCGTCGTCCTCGCCGCCGATCCGGCGCTGCGGGCGGAGGCCGACCGCGTCGACGCCGCCGAGGAGGCCCTCGACGACACGGTCGCCGAGGACGACCCCCGGGTGGAGCAGGTGGCGCGGGAGCGGCACGCCTTCGAGGCCCGGCTGATGCGCGTCGTCGAGGAGTCCGGTCAGCTCGAGGAGGACGAGGCGATCTTCGACGCGTGGGACGAGGCGCACCCGCCCGAGGACCCCGCGCCGGCCCCCGATCCCGCGCAGGGCTCCCGCGCCCGGAGCGCTGGCGAGATCATCCGGAGCCTGCCCTACGACGTCTCGCCGGCCCGCCTGCGCGCCATGGACCTGGCGATGCGGCTCGGGATGGAGGAGGCGCCGGCGTCCTGA